A genomic segment from Nitrospinota bacterium encodes:
- a CDS encoding type II toxin-antitoxin system VapB family antitoxin, whose protein sequence is MTRTNIELDEILVAEAMKLTRKKTKKELVNYALEELVRKKKRKKLLEFEGKVKWSGNLVEMRKSRG, encoded by the coding sequence ATGACACGGACAAATATTGAATTGGACGAAATACTTGTTGCGGAAGCAATGAAGCTCACCAGGAAGAAGACCAAAAAGGAACTGGTAAATTACGCGCTGGAGGAACTTGTCCGAAAGAAAAAGAGGAAAAAACTCCTTGAGTTTGAAGGCAAGGTAAAATGGTCCGGTAATCTTGTCGAGATGAGAAAAAGCAGGGGATGA
- a CDS encoding PIN domain nuclease has product MILVDTSVWIDFLRGTPSPQRHLLHRLIEEEEDISITGIILTEILQAIREDKQFNAVKSYLIELPIFEPEGVDTYLKAASIYRDCRKKGKTVRKTVDCVIAAICIENRLPLLHKDNDFTNIESCTDLKLLSTNQ; this is encoded by the coding sequence ATGATACTTGTTGATACCAGCGTATGGATCGATTTCCTAAGGGGCACCCCTTCCCCTCAGCGGCATCTCCTTCACAGACTTATAGAGGAAGAGGAGGATATTTCCATTACCGGGATTATTCTTACGGAAATCCTTCAGGCCATTAGGGAAGATAAACAATTCAATGCCGTTAAAAGCTATCTTATCGAACTCCCCATCTTTGAACCTGAGGGCGTCGATACATATCTGAAGGCGGCAAGCATCTACCGCGATTGCAGAAAAAAGGGGAAGACCGTAAGGAAGACGGTCGATTGCGTCATCGCCGCCATATGCATCGAAAACAGGCTCCCCCTCCTCCACAAAGACAACGACTTCACCAATATCGAATCATGTACCGACCTGAAATTGTTATCAACTAATCAGTAA
- a CDS encoding ATP-binding protein yields MDYETGKINLIKLGSDYSASNRNEASTRFHLIDRLFCECLGWEREDCSLEESYAGEFTDYTFKISSRRVLVVEAKKEGDYFEVSVEKIRKKEYLISTLCKDNPNLKKAINQTISYCQARGVPVGCVCNGPQIVIFIACRTDGISPLEGRAVVFVSFDHMIDNSLKLWNFMSKEGIKDERIIFHLLEKPLPVVPNKLSSRLLNYPGLKNRNSFQIDLQMLSDIVLEDMPNTKSMEKEFLSYCYCPSGALSQHAMISKSLLRARHTALFSSDIKAPKIEQISGKKGIADNFIAESISKRPILLIGSVGSGKTMFTRHLINIEASEIFEKAITLHLDLGETAILGRDIKGSIVDIIIKQLIEIYNIDIFEDTNIRKIYPDEIKRFDKSIYGKLKKTNDLTFVKKEIEMLEKLTSQTEKHLKNSLTFYSNVNRKQVIIFLDNIDQRSEDDQQSAFLVAQELAANWKCTVYLALRPETFHRSVKSGALDAYHPKAFSIAPPRIDDVIEKRLNFALQILRKKLISRDETLNTLFDVNYSKMEIIIKSFKTTLLRKKDTVEAIDNISGGNVRKALGFVKTFFCSGHVDTEKIVAKGEGYSVPLHEFLRAIIFGDSIYYNPESSPIANLFDATRNDPKEHFLIPVLLSILNSLTSSNSEDGFINMSKVIESSQGIGLTPTQINETINRCIKYSLLKSSGSSDKNEEEPIAVRITTVGEYHRKKLLLLFVYYDAIIVDTPILDHSFKSQIKDEQTILGRLNRCDIFCDYLDLMWEQSNLPTDVFDWKIYSNAIRNNIYTIRRELSSHRAQKND; encoded by the coding sequence ATGGATTATGAAACTGGAAAAATAAATTTAATCAAATTAGGAAGTGATTATTCTGCATCAAACAGAAATGAAGCTTCAACAAGATTTCACCTAATTGATCGCCTTTTTTGTGAATGCTTAGGCTGGGAAAGGGAAGACTGCTCACTGGAAGAATCTTATGCTGGTGAGTTTACAGATTACACCTTCAAAATCAGCAGTAGAAGAGTCCTAGTTGTTGAAGCCAAGAAGGAAGGTGATTATTTCGAGGTCAGTGTTGAAAAAATTAGAAAAAAAGAATACTTAATTTCGACTTTATGCAAAGACAATCCTAACCTCAAGAAAGCAATAAACCAAACAATTAGCTATTGCCAAGCTAGAGGCGTTCCGGTCGGATGCGTTTGTAATGGACCTCAGATCGTAATATTTATTGCATGCAGAACAGATGGCATATCTCCTCTAGAGGGTCGAGCAGTAGTTTTTGTTTCATTTGACCATATGATAGATAACTCTTTAAAACTATGGAATTTCATGTCCAAGGAGGGCATAAAAGATGAAAGAATCATTTTTCATTTACTAGAAAAACCTCTACCTGTTGTACCTAATAAGCTTTCAAGTAGGTTGCTAAACTATCCTGGTCTTAAAAACAGAAATAGCTTTCAAATTGATTTACAAATGTTAAGCGATATCGTACTTGAAGATATGCCAAACACAAAATCAATGGAAAAAGAGTTTCTCTCGTACTGTTACTGTCCGAGTGGAGCACTTTCTCAACATGCAATGATTAGCAAATCTCTTTTGAGGGCACGACATACTGCGCTGTTTAGTTCTGATATTAAAGCTCCAAAAATTGAACAAATTAGTGGAAAAAAGGGAATTGCAGATAATTTTATTGCTGAAAGCATCAGCAAACGTCCAATTTTGCTGATTGGCTCTGTTGGCTCTGGAAAAACGATGTTTACTAGACATTTGATTAATATTGAAGCATCAGAAATATTTGAAAAAGCCATCACTCTACACTTAGACCTTGGTGAAACAGCAATACTTGGCAGAGATATAAAAGGCAGTATTGTAGATATTATAATCAAGCAACTTATAGAAATATACAATATTGACATATTCGAAGATACCAACATTAGGAAAATTTACCCAGATGAGATCAAGAGGTTCGATAAATCAATATATGGAAAACTTAAAAAAACAAACGACCTTACGTTTGTTAAAAAAGAAATTGAAATGCTCGAAAAACTTACCTCTCAAACCGAGAAGCATCTTAAAAATTCATTAACATTCTATTCCAACGTTAACAGGAAACAAGTTATTATCTTCCTTGATAATATTGATCAGAGATCTGAAGATGATCAGCAATCTGCATTTCTAGTTGCCCAAGAACTAGCGGCTAACTGGAAATGCACGGTATACTTAGCCTTAAGACCAGAAACATTTCATCGATCTGTAAAATCTGGTGCACTAGATGCTTATCATCCAAAAGCATTTTCTATTGCTCCACCTCGAATTGACGATGTAATTGAAAAAAGGTTAAATTTTGCACTCCAAATTCTAAGGAAAAAACTAATTAGTCGCGATGAAACACTGAATACACTGTTTGACGTAAATTATTCAAAAATGGAAATAATCATAAAATCATTTAAAACAACATTGCTACGAAAAAAAGATACAGTTGAGGCTATAGATAATATATCCGGTGGAAATGTTCGAAAAGCTTTAGGATTTGTAAAAACCTTTTTTTGCAGCGGACATGTAGATACTGAAAAAATAGTTGCTAAGGGAGAAGGGTATTCCGTCCCACTCCATGAATTCTTAAGGGCCATTATCTTTGGGGACTCCATCTATTACAATCCAGAAAGCTCACCAATAGCTAATTTATTTGATGCTACTAGGAATGATCCAAAAGAGCACTTTTTAATACCAGTTTTGTTATCAATACTTAATTCTCTTACATCTTCAAACAGTGAAGATGGATTTATCAACATGAGTAAAGTTATTGAAAGCTCACAAGGAATAGGCCTTACACCAACACAAATTAATGAAACAATCAACAGATGTATTAAGTATAGTTTGTTAAAATCATCTGGTTCATCTGATAAAAATGAAGAGGAACCTATCGCTGTCAGGATTACTACTGTTGGTGAGTATCATAGGAAAAAGCTTCTATTACTATTTGTTTATTATGACGCCATAATTGTTGACACCCCCATCTTAGATCACAGCTTTAAAAGTCAAATTAAAGACGAACAAACAATACTTGGTAGATTGAATCGTTGTGATATATTTTGCGATTACTTAGACCTAATGTGGGAACAGAGCAATCTACCTACGGATGTCTTTGATTGGAAAATCTATTCTAATGCCATTAGGAATAATATATATACTATAAGGAGAGAACTTTCGTCCCATAGAGCGCAGAAAAATGATTAA